Below is a window of candidate division WOR-3 bacterium DNA.
GCTGCTGCGATTGTTGAGTATTTCACGTTTTCTCCTGTCCTGTAGTCTTACGCGGACTGCGCGGCAATTCAGAATGTCTTTCGCTACCGCACAGCGCAACGGTTATCGTATTATACTCGGACGCAAGGTAGGGGGCAACTTCGGGCCGCGATTGACAAACACCGATACTGACGGCAACATGGGGGCCAAGACATAAGGAGCATCTATGACGAAGCACCTGTCCCTTTTCTTGACTCTGCTCTGTACGGTGCCACTGGTTGCCGCAACCAGAGACGAGACCGTCAGAACTCTGGCCGTCACCGGCACCGCCGAGGTGACCGTGACGCCTGACATCTGCTATCTCGGCTTCGGTGTCGAGACCGAAGACAAGCACAGCGCGGTCGCAGCCTACAAGGCAAACGCCAGCATTGTCGAAGCAGTACTGGCCGCAGTAAAGGCCCAGGGCATTGAGCCCAAGGATATCCAGACCGGCGGTCTGACCGTGTCGCCCCGTTACCGGTACGAAGAAAAGACCGGCCGCCAGATATTCGAAGGCTACTTGGTATCTCACTCGCTCCGGGTAAATGTCCGCGACCTCGGCAAAGTCTCAAGCGTACTCGATGCCGCGGTGAACGCTGGTGCGACGCGGGTATCGAACGTCAGCTTCACGGTCGAGAATCCGAAGAAGTACAATCAGGAAGCACGCGTCGAAGCACTCAAGGCAGCCCGGGTCAAGGCCGAAAAGATTGCCGAAGTAACCGGCGTGAAGCTGGGCCGGCCGATTTCGATATCTGAAGTCGAACCCGGCTGGTATGGCGGCTACTATGCTCAGGCGAACGTCGAAGCCCAGTACCGCGGTGGGGAACTAGGCGAAACACCACTCGCCCCGGGCCAAACCAAGCTCAGCCACACGGTCAACATAACTTACGAGATCGAGTAGCCGAAACCACCCGGCGCAGGCTGCTTGACCGGCTGCTGGTCTTGCTCTATGCTCGGTCAGTGAAGCCCGGTCGGTTCGCACTGATTCTACTACTCCTCGGCCCTGTCCTGTCCCTGGCATACGCCGCTGAACAGCAACTATTTATCGGTTACCGCTACGAAGCCGGTGTCGAGTCGAAACTCTTGGGCACGCTTCGCGCCAGTTTTGCCCCCCATCACCGCATCCGAATTGAAGCGGGCACAAGCTTCAGCGCGTTCGATCATCCCGGCTTTTCCCGACTCGGACTGACAGCAGGCATCTACGCCACTGACTTCTGGCAAGCCCAGGTCCAAATTGGGCTTCAGCACGAACAGTGGAATGACTGGCTCGTGGGCGAAAACCGGGCAATATTCCTCTTAGACGTCAGACCGCATCATCGAGCACTGTTTGGACTGGGCATCGCCTATCGGGCACCGGTTTTCAGCACGGTCCGCTACTGGCTGCCTTGGTGGTTCTCGAGTGACGCGCCAGAGGTGAATTTCCTCTACCGGGCAAGATGGGACTTCATTGAGCTTGGCCGGTTCTCTGCGTCAGCCGAACTGGCCAACGTCAACCTGATGGAGCTGCACAATCCTCAGCAATTTCCGGTGGAGCTGTCCGGCTCTTGGCGTATCGCTTCGGACTTGAGCTTTGTCTGCCGTTGTCGCACCGCGATGACCGGTCTTTCCGGATTGCTCATCTCATTCCCGGAAATCACCGCCGAACTCGGAGTAAGACATGGCTTCTAGCCGGCTGTCTGGCCTGCTTCGCTTGGCCTTGTTCCTTGTCTGTGCCGGCTGCCGATGGGACCTTGCCCAGATTGTTTGTCGGCCGACAGTTGACGAGCGAGTCAAAGCAAGCATCGCTGGTGAAATTCCCTGGCCCGAACCGGTCGAAGTTTCCCGCGACTCATTCTGCTTTGCGGTATTCGGCGACCCTCAGGTTGGCTCCGACGGCAAGCACCTCCTCGGCCGCTTCCGCGAAGACATCGGCCCGAAGCACATCTCTTTCTTCTGCGTGCTCGGCGACCTGACCAACGACGCCACCGAGCAAGAAGTGACTACTATCAGGGCGGCGCTCGACTCGGTCGGCGTGCCGTACTACGCGACTATCGGCAACCATGACTTGTACCAGAAAGAAGGCTGGCAGCGCTTCCGCGACAACTTCGGCCCTAGCTGCTACTCGGTCACGATCGCGGACCGGTTGAAGCTTATCTTCCTCGACACGGCCGAGGGCACGGTCGGCGAACGTCAGTTTGCATGGCTAGAGCAGGAACTTTCAAAATCTCGCAGTTGCCGCAAGGTCGTTTGCACTCACTTCCCCTGCTACGACGGTATCACACCCACAATGTGGCGAATGGCCAGCACCGCTGAGCGCCTCCGGCTCGAATCAATGCTCTCGGAATACCGGGTGCACGCGATAGTTTCCGGCCACATTCATGGCTGGCGTCATACCGAAATCGCCGGCGTCCATCACTTCATCGCCGGTACCATGTCGCTTGACTTGGACTATGGCACTAACGGCTACCTGCTCTTCACTTTTACCCGCGACTCGCTCTTCTGGGAGCGCGTGGAGTTCTAGCGGTCCGCCGCGGTGGTATAGACGATAAACCAACCGCAGGCATTCTTGACCCCTAGCCAACGTAGTGCTAGGCTTGTGCAAGGAGGCAACAATGATTTCTTCGTTGTTCGTGCTTTGTGCGACATCGCTGTTCTTGCCACCGGGAAAGGTCTTCGTACTGACGAAGACTACACCTGCCGGCGAACACTCCGTTGAGCTGGCAGCGCTCGACGACACAATCATTGACCTATCCGGCCGCTGGGGCGTAGCGGTCAACGCCGGGAACCTTGACAATGACCCGGGACTTGAAATCGTCTGCCGTCTGTCCAAGCCTGCGCCGAACGACCTGAATATCACCAAGCTCGTCGTGTTCGATGACGACCTTAGCTTCGTCTGGTCTGACACCTGGGGTGTTTCCGGCAACCCGGAAATGCCGTCGGTCACTCTCGCTGACCTTGACCTTGACGGCCGCGACGAAATCATCATGCCGATGGCCGAGACTCATTTCGCCGAACCGCCACTGTATAAGAACCGCATCTACGTGCTCGACGGGATGACCGGCAGAACAAAACCCGGCTGGCCCTTCATTTTGCCCGGCTGGCCCGAGGACCCATATCACGAGTCACATTCTGAGGTTGCGGCCGCGGACGTGGACGGTGACGACACGCTCGAGGTCGTGGTCCACGTCGAGGACCTTGGCTCAATTCGCAAGCCTGGGGCTGGATGTTACGTCCTGCGCCATGATGGTGACTCGCTCTGGAAATGCCTGTTCTACTCCGACACGCTCGACCGCCATGGTGCCTACACCAGTCCGGCGGTCGCGGACCTCGACGGAGACGGAAAAAAGGAAATCGTCTGCCATACCGGCCGGTTTCAGCGCGAGTATCCTTACCCGCTGGTTGAGCGTCGGCTGTTCATCTTGAACTCGGACGGCACGGTCCGCCGTTCATGGATAACCGAAGGCCCGGGTGCGGGCTACACACCGGACTATTCCTCGCCCGTCGTGGCCGACGTAAACCTCGACGGTGCGCCAGAAATCATCCTCTGCCGTCGCACCGGCTGGCTCGACTGCTTTGACACTAGTGGTGTGATGCTCTCAGGGTTTCCGGTCAACCTGACCCTTGACGCCAACTACTACCCGCCAAATCCCGTGACCCGGGCGTTCGCCTCCGCGGCCGTGGCTGACATTGATGCCGACGGCTCGCTTGAAATCATCACCGGCACCTCCGGGCGGCAGACCGACAACACCCGCTGGTCTGGCCGGGTCCACGCATTCCGATCAAACGGCACGCCGGTGTCCGGGTTTCCTTACACAACCCGCAACGCGGTCTGGTACTCACCCGGGGTCGCGAACCTGGACTTTGGGTGCGGCCCGGAAATCGCCACGACCGGATGCGACTCGGCGTTCTATGTCATCACCAAGACCGGTGACAGCCTGACCGGCTGGCCCAGGCGTGGATTCCCTACCTACTGGTTGCCTGATGTCGGATCGTACGCATTTATCGAGGGAATCATTCCGATGTCGCGCACACCGTTTGTTGCTGACTTCGACGGCGATAACTTGAACGAAATCCTGATGGAAGGCCGCGACGGTCGGCTCTATGTATGGGACACCGAAGGTCCGACCGACTCGACAACCCTGCCCTGCCCAACGTTCCGGTTCAACAAAGAACGTACTGGATTCTATCGCCACGTGCCAGTCGGCGTGCTGGAAGGCCAGACTCAAGGCCGGCTCTTGTCCAGCAGTTCGGTTACCCGCGTCGGCGCTCAGGTTAGCCTCACAGTGTCGCTTGCCGCACCGCAGGAAATAACGGTGAGCGCGTGGGACTGTTCAGGCCGACTTGCCGGGAAGCTGTTTTCTGGGTCACTTGCGGCCGGCCATCACGAACTGCGGATTTCGACCACAGGTCTTGAGCCCGGAGCCTATGTCCTCACAACCACAGCGCACGCCTTGTGTGCACGACTTATTCTCGTGCGCTGAACAACGGGTTAGGTCAAGGCTGGCTGCCAGCCCTGCTTAGGCGGGCCAATGGCCTGAAAGCGTGCAGAGGGAGCACAGCCTTGCTTACGCCGGGCGTCGGACGCACGGAGTCTAGGTAACCCGTGGGGATATTCTGAACTCAGAGTTCGGAATTCTGAGTTTCGGTCCGGTTGGAGAATCAGGGGCAAGGCACCTGATTCACATGCCAAACGCCAGGCTTGAAAAACCGTCGGCTGCCAGTTAGCCTTTGAGGCAACAACAGGAGAAAATATGGATCAGCGTATTAGGCCGATATTCGCGCGCCGGAGTGTCCGCGCATATACTGACGAACCGGTAGCAGCGCAAGACCTGAAAGCACTCCT
It encodes the following:
- a CDS encoding metallophosphoesterase; translated protein: MASSRLSGLLRLALFLVCAGCRWDLAQIVCRPTVDERVKASIAGEIPWPEPVEVSRDSFCFAVFGDPQVGSDGKHLLGRFREDIGPKHISFFCVLGDLTNDATEQEVTTIRAALDSVGVPYYATIGNHDLYQKEGWQRFRDNFGPSCYSVTIADRLKLIFLDTAEGTVGERQFAWLEQELSKSRSCRKVVCTHFPCYDGITPTMWRMASTAERLRLESMLSEYRVHAIVSGHIHGWRHTEIAGVHHFIAGTMSLDLDYGTNGYLLFTFTRDSLFWERVEF
- a CDS encoding SIMPL domain-containing protein (The SIMPL domain is named for its presence in mouse protein SIMPL (signalling molecule that associates with mouse pelle-like kinase). Bacterial member BP26, from Brucella, was shown to assemble into a channel-like structure, while YggE from E. coli has been associated with resistance to oxidative stress.); protein product: MTKHLSLFLTLLCTVPLVAATRDETVRTLAVTGTAEVTVTPDICYLGFGVETEDKHSAVAAYKANASIVEAVLAAVKAQGIEPKDIQTGGLTVSPRYRYEEKTGRQIFEGYLVSHSLRVNVRDLGKVSSVLDAAVNAGATRVSNVSFTVENPKKYNQEARVEALKAARVKAEKIAEVTGVKLGRPISISEVEPGWYGGYYAQANVEAQYRGGELGETPLAPGQTKLSHTVNITYEIE